The Apostichopus japonicus isolate 1M-3 chromosome 20, ASM3797524v1, whole genome shotgun sequence nucleotide sequence AGTTAATAACATCACTATAAACAGCTTTGTGGGTCAGAACTGGTGACTATAACCAAACATACAAGCATGATTATTcagaataattttcaataaGCAAAGACACCGCCCTCTGCTTCCCCTCTCCTGTTCCCTTTCTCCTGAAATCGATAGACCCTTTcattctgcactgagcaggactaccctcagtAAAGatgagaataataataataataataaaaaaagaagaattcaTCTCCTGAAAACTACTTAGTTTATTTCCAAAGCGCCTTTCGGTATTTATGATCAGGCATTTGAAGCTTTGCATATTACTGTACTGCGAATTAGGCTATGTCACACTTACATCAATTGGATAACGTAAACAATAACTTACACTCTTTGCAAGTCAGAAGTCACAGCAAATTGTCAGTCGAGTTGACAATACCCTATTTAAAAGTTGGTGTTTCCTACTTTTcagtgaaaatctgatttttatTTAAGAGTATAAATATGCTTTAAGCCTCTGTCGAAGTCCAAATGCATCGCATTCAGTTGTGTCCATCCACCGTTGCCCGATTTTCTACAACTTCTAAAATTTAGAGGGCGTTTGTCTATAACATTTGCATAGATAATTAACATGTGTATAATTGTAACAAATAGTCCCTTTCCTCCCAATGCTTGCACAGCGGTAGTCGAGACGATAATGTCGATTATCCCCGATATCCTACGATCGAGAAGTATGTTATGTTGTTGCAAACTCTTTTGCAAACCGTTTGGTCACGGTTAGGATAGTATCAGGAATCAGTTAAACTGTATGTTAGGGTGTGTAGATATCCAATAGTATGAGGTGTAGTGTATCTACATGGTTCATCTTACATGTACAATTTAGTAttgtataatttattattattttaattgtgTACATACAGAAGCTGTATAGGGACTATAGATACGGTACGTTTGGTATTGTCGTTAAACATATCTACGCGACCTTTGATTCTTGCGTTGCCTATAACATTCAATGATTGTACATGCACGGAGTGtgtcataactatacatatataaataaatatatagaaatatgtaaatatcaGATAAATATCTACCAAACATTATGAGTCATTTCGACGTCTAAAATACATAACTTTTCACAGACCGAGCTGCGTCCAAAGTTCATCTCGTCAAGAGATAAGAGGCGAAAGTATCAGTGGTTTGTTATACACACGTTGgttagatcatgattgatataGTGCGTTAAGTCGCATGTACAATATTATTCAGAGTGAGTAGGCCTTTACCCATATTATAGCCGTTGCCAAGATGGCGAATCAGGCCAAGGACATAAACGCCAGTTGTAGTTTATTGTCTCCGGATGAGAATGAGGAGCTTTGGTCCATGCTTGGCCCACGATGTCAGGTAATGTTAACGATAGGCTTAAGTCCTCGTTGTTTCATATATGCAGGAAAATATATAGTCATTTCCACGGTTATGTTAGGCCAATAGTGGTAACCCAAATTTTAATCagaaagggaaggggaggggtggggaagggaggtgggaggggaaagtattttggtagaaataaatatatatattatagtacaTATCCCAATAGGTGCACTTAAGTTGCTCAACCTATAGCAACCCTCCGTGTATAAGTATTGTGGTATAGTATGCGTCATGTATACGTATGCTATGGAAATCACCTAAATCTCATCATTGTGGTCCATTACATGGATATAAAAACAGGAACCACTGTGTGAAGGTATTTTTCTCGTAACtgaggagggggatgggggggggtaaGAGAAGGGAGAGTGAGAGGGTGAGAGGAATATCATGAACTTAATTAATTTTTTACTATAGCTTTATCATTCATTCTTATCACTTTTTCCGATTATCAATCCAGTGAGTAaagggagtgggtgggggggggggggggtgcaaacaGGACGGACAAGTGGGTTTACGGAAAGGGGGCGTAGGCAATTCCGAGGCGGCAATTAAGGATGTGGAATTTACTCCATTGGTGTAATGCTGTTGGTTATTTTCTCTTGGTTAAATTTGTCGTAATTCTTTTTGTCGagaatttgaatgtttttttcaaagttaTGTCGGTAAAATGAAGTTTTATTTTCCTTATGCGAACGTCTAGAggtaattatgtatgtatgcttACGCTACCATACATACATCACGATGAACTTTGATCTATTGAGGTTACACGGGTACGTGCGTTCGATAAGATAACGGTAACATAATATATTCAAGTGACAATTGTAAATTAAGCGCATTTGTTTTTCTGCAAATGGTTTTATATAATGTCATTAATAGCACTTTATTTTCTCAACTTGCCTGGGGGGTTTGTGAACATTTGAGGGATCTGTGATGGTAAAGGAGGGTCCGAAAGGGGTTCACGAATACAAAGTGTTCTGTTACAACTCGAAGTTTACTCATTGATGTATGTTCGTTGTCAAGGCAGTCAGAACAAGTATAAAAATGCCATGGTCTATAGCTGGTAGagaaacacaaaaatatatggACCCCAACTCTAGCCGTAGTGTGATTGAGATCATTAGTGATACTCCCTCAGTGTCGTGCGCAAAAGGGAGATGAAGCAGTGACTATGGACGGTCCCAAACTCCATCGTCATTCGGGGAAACAATAATCAGACCAGACTTTGCGTTAATTcataattatagacctaattcatAGTCTAAATATGTCACAGACTGTGCAATTTGACGTCTATAATGTGTTTCTTTTCCCAGGGGAGCACACACAgactccaccccccccacccactatACATAGGAGTCAGTATAAAAGACCCCAGGGCCTCACCGCCTTGTTTATCAAACATTATATGGGCGTCTGTCCCTTCCATAACACAAACGCAAATCAGTCTGGGGATCCCAATATCCCCTCTACAACTACCTCTTTCATACCCTGTATACTTCACTGTGCTCCCGTAGGGTCAGTGAACACTTTCTTCATTGTCACTTAGAGTCCATGGGtgaaggggaggaggagggggggattGCGAACATACAAATGAGGATATCTATCAAGaattgtaatatatttacttaCTGTCTTAAACATATACCACAACTAACGTACAAGTCAGAACTATCTATACAAAGAAATCGTAACTTGACCTCTTGTGACTATGTTCCAGTTTACAACCATGCATACGTTGAAGTCGATAAATATATTTGCCGTTAACCATATTGTCTTGTTTCGCTAACGCCATGAATGGCGTTATTATTTGTTTCTGACGTCGAactcattgttttaatttttgtttaagaCTGAAGCTTCAGCCATTGTTCAACTCTATCTTACGGAGCTGCCCGACAACAAGAAATGGTCAATGGCAGGAACTGGTGTGGCGTGCTTCATCAAAGATAATCCTTTGAGGTCCTACTTTATCCGAATCTATGATTTTCAGGTAATGTTTCcatttaacacaatttaggtaAGACATGAGCCATAACACGAATGGATGTAGCTATGGGTtgtatggggaggggggggggggtggggaggattCGTGTGAAAAAGATATCGAGAATGCTTTTCTTACAGTTTTGCCCACTGTCAACATCTGTGTTAGCTCATTAAgagtaaataaaacaattatttttgaaaattgtaaaaaagGTTAAATCAAACCCTGGGGCATATTTATAAATCAAAAATCCATATTTTCGTTAAAAGGAGTCATAACCTATGTTGATCTTTACTAAACTTAAAATACGCACAGACAACAGAAATTATATTTAAACGTACAAGGTGTCATttataaatttaactttaattattttcttgttcCTCCTAGACGAAGTCTGTCTTCTGGGAATTGGAGTTATACAAAACTTTTGTTTATCATAGATTCGAAGATTTCTTTGCATACTTCGAGACCGAAGTAAGATACTTGCgccattttaatttttattattacccCTTCTGTTTCGAttctaaaaattaaattcaaaagCTTCAACGAAGTGAGTAAAAAAGGGTGGATTgaggaatggggaggggaggcgGATTCAGGTAATATATAGCTAAATTCAAGCAACTAAGTGATGTGTGACTTTTTTCCATAACGCACACACAAACAAAGACAGAAAACACGTCATTTTGGTACATtgaaggtgggggtgggggggggggctgtacgAAGCTGTATGACTGTACACAGAATTGTGCGAGATACGTTGTTGTTGCGAGGCGGGCATCGATACACTGAAACTGTAGTAATGATGACGTATTACAGAGTAACAGAAGGgtttaaaatatgattaatCCTACTATAAAATATTACTGTCTTGCATGGGGAAATACGAATAAAAGTGTTTGAAAATCTTTATTTCATGTTCAACTTAAATATGGCATAGATTTCTTTTAGTCTTCAATGTtgattatgaatatgcatagacAGTActtgtaacattaacataatcTTTGTTCATGCATCTCTAGATCAGATTGCCATAAGATGAACGCGGGTCGAGGGTGAatttgggtgggggagggggtagatttttttgacatgtctGACATTACGTTTTGATAGCTCGATATGCTGTTCAGAAAAGTTGAGGTTAGATTAAAAATGATCCTGACTTTTGGGCATATttgatataattataaaattattgaattaaagctttgtctttttgttttgtcatcGTTAGGATTGTTGGGCCGCACTGAATTTTGCTAATGAAGAAGAAGCGAAACAATTTGGTGAAGTCGTGCAACATCGGATCGACATCCGAATGAGGAAGAAAGGTACACTGAGGCATCAACTCTTATTTGCAAGTTCATAACATCGGTTATTCTATATCTGTGAACCGAAGTACAAGGTTCGAACATAAGGAACTAAATTGATCATAAACACATTAACCCCATGCAATACCGATGTGTGATTACTCTACGGTAGATTTTGAACAACAAAATCCTGTCCGACGATGGTGTATCAATGCTTCCGTGTAGTTTGAAGGACTCTAGACTCTAGGACTCTATACCAGTGTAAACAATAGCTCTGTTAACATCTACGCGATTAGTGTATTTGACAATTAGGCGATCTGTTTACTCTTGCTTCATCTTGCCAATGACTTTATCTGTTGAGGAAGTTTACTCCCaatatgaggggggggggggggtacccagTTTAATGGAACCGTACCTGTAGTAGATGGACCGGTTGTAATAGTTCCTTCTAACTCATCGGACCTTGAGTAAAATAAATGGACGGAAAATATCAAGTGGTAACTTGCACGGATATTATAATACATTGACAATTGTAGTGTATTAAACAAAAGAGTTACTTATAATATCTATTTAACCGttataagaaaatattaacaagaaaatagCTATCACATGTATTGTAATCACAAGTTCGAGATGGGACTTGGGAAGgcgggtcggggggggggggtgggaggggggatggtgagggggaagggagaTGAAATTCTTTCATAACCTATACAGGGTAAGAGGGTACAAATTTGCCAATATTGATATCAGGACGGAGGGTGTCTGATAGCCGTTAATTTCCTCTCATAACAAACAAAGCTAAGAGTTAGCATATATAGTGGTACTTTCAGAGTACAGAGTTGGATTAGCATATGCAATGTTTATAAAGCTATATGGTCATAGTGGTGTTTTCACTGACACTGGCGATGATTATGGAGTTACGGGATCTCTTCGTGTCACTAACATATAAAAGAGGTCAAGGCAGACTAACTAATTAAAGCTGTAAAAAAAGTATGTTGGTCTGAAAACAATCTCTAAATCTCTATCTGTCAAAATAATTGTTGACGTTATTATAACATTCTCTTCCACAGAGAAACGAAAGAGTAATGCTGGTCAAGGCAAGCTGACACCGGCATCGCCACAGACACCGGCACCGGCGCTAGCTCCCTCTCCTGTCACGGTGTTAGGGACACCTGTCACGAAGACGCCAAAGATCGGTCAGTGCAAGATTATCCATTCATTCGTTAAGGAACGCCCTGTAAGCCCAGAATCCCACGCATGACGTCAATATGATTCTATATTAAGGCTGTATAGCCTAATGTTAGTTATACATTCCGTACAGTACTAGCGCCGGCAGCGATGGGGTGTTACCTGCAGAATATGTTTTTGAATTCAGCCAAATGCTACTTCAACTTCATTcatgtataattatttataatgtCATGGTACTGGGGAATATCATCACTGCACTTGGTGGTCTGCACGAAAACGTGTGCATTGACGATACTATCCTACTGATCGGTAGTTTGGGTACGTACCTGGTAATGGTATAGTAGTAGGTTAGGCTCACGCTGTAGTTGTGACGTCATGCATGGGACTCTCGGCTTACAGGGCGTGAACATTAGTTAACGCGTATAACGTATAGTTGTAATGTTATATTCGCATGCGGAGTGGTCGATGACAAAGATAAAAATACAATAAGAACTTGAACTATGAATAATTATACCTCCAGTTAACATCGACTTAGGACATTGTTGTGGTTACGCAGaatatataaagaaacatggcttattcattggctgacacaatttcttcaaggatggcCCAGACAAGTAAGgttggataaagggttatcggaaatattggaaataaaggttggtgtgccttggggtgggggggggggtccattatatgctatattatttactatatatactgatgaaattaggtcaaactcacacatttctataacaaaatatgccgatgatactgctgtatcatgcacaattcataagagctctgttgaaactgaccaatgacaTTTTCAGTGTTCTttaaatgacatagttccaacatgtgaccgcaagaCTTCATtgcgtaacccccccccccccctcaaaaaataaataaaggaaattcgtttttttaaaataaaccatataacatgaaggtctcattctatcaaggtcgcaacgtattattattattgagggatctgatgtggctagaacctccaaaactgagtactgggagtatacagcgacgacagtttgaccttttcttgcaaagcatcaaggtattaaaaaagtatattacaaagtatctagtgtggcttacgttgtgtctttctttatCAAAAttgctaaggaaaatgttttcaattatattatacaacctggcacatgtgatctatacagtacctgtctggtaccattttatattgcaaaaaaagcaaagaaaagtagaatgaagtttcttaaatacacatcagctatattaatttagaatacaatatacttttagaaaaagtaaatgctgctgcaagacctgagtttacaagaatgtaagtatacatataaaaaaattcttacgctcacaggcacatttataatatccaacccaacctcgtgtgaatcctcagatttaaagaaggaaacaactgtgccattgttcaagtgttttcaAGTTGTAGTGTaatatgttgttccttctttttatttccttccagtatacatataaaatttatagagaggagtcatataatacctcaacaagaagaataactcatatcaaagttgcttttttttaagatgataggataccaaacagtccaagaataactaatataaaaggggagaaaatttcaagatgataggatatcatataaaatacatcttctaatacaaaagttaatacataaaacgatataacaagcAGACttcaacaaacattctaagtgctcgaatggaatgtataaagcagcacggtaaataaatgagttgcTGTAAACCTACGTTCAGTATTTTGTGGGGATTACTTAGATTTCCgctcgatttgtgcaggagactttctagtacagtatacaaaagGTTATTTTGATCACTGTAaatcttattagccattcttgtaaactcaggtcttgcagcagcatttactttttctaaaagtatattgtattctaaattaatatagctgatgtgtatttaagaaacttcattctacttttctttgctttttttgcaatataaaatggtaccagacaggtactgtatagatcacatgtgccaggttgtataatataattgaaaacattttccttagcattttggttaaagaaagacacaacgtaagccacactagatactttgtaatatacttttttaataccttgatgctttgcaagaaaaggtcaaactgtcgtcgctgtatactcccagtactcagttttggaggttctagccacatcagatccctcaataataataatacgttgcgaccttgatagaatgagaccttcatgttatatggtttattttaaaaaaacgaatttcctttatttattttttgagggggggggggggttacgcaATGAAGtcttgcggtcacatgttggaactatgtcatttaaAGAACACTGAAAAtgtcattggtcagtttcaacagagctcttatgaattgtgcatgatacagcagtatcatcggcatattttgttatagaaatgtgtgagtttgacctaatttcatcagtatatatagtaaataatatagcatataatggacccccccccaccccaaggcacaccaacctttatttccaatatttccgataaccctttatccaacCTTACTTGTCTGGgccatccttgaagaaattgtgtcagccaatgaataagccatgtttctttatatattCTGCGTAACCACAACAATGTCCTAAGTCGATGTTATACCTCCAGTTAACATCGACTTAGGACATTGTTGTGGTTACGCAgaatatatatcagtatacACTGGCCATATTATTACCATGGAAACAGACAGATATGGCCGTAGGAGACACGATTTGTTTCATAACCATCTCCACCTCCTACAAGTTGGGACTTTGGCTCGGACAATATTAGTAGCTAAAATCCGCCACTTTGCGCATTACCAACTATAGTTTGGTAAAATTCTCTTGTttacatcaccccccccccctctccccttcccttatACTTTCAAAGCAAAATGTGCCCATGGTCCTGCATGGAGTTCTTACGAAAACAAATTGAATGGTGCGACGCTAATTTCTGTGATTTCTGTCTTCATAATACAAGTTATGCTATacatttttatttgtaaatatataatatagtgtTGCATTGTAATTCACCAAGGTCCCAAACTAAGAACCGCTAGCGTCGCGCTCTAATAATCTGAATAGACGGATTTAGAAGCCATTCCGATTTATTTGCATCGGTGTAGATAATTGCACCTTTTGTTTTTCCAGACGAAAAGGCCAAAAATAGTAAAAGTGctaaaaagaagaaaggaaaggagaaagaaaagaagaaactaACAACAGCTGATATCTCCAGACCGGCTAATTTTATGTAAGTTCAACATTTCGAAGGTATACGCTGCATGCTGGTCAAACTATTGGctatatgtaatgtatttattattagACACTATATGATTCTCTCGCAAATGAATTCGTATCTGTAATAAATTTCAAGAGtcgatttcatttctttcagaCACATGCAGCACGTAGGTAGTAATCCAGCGACCTCTTATAAACCCGACAAACAGGTAAGCCGTTTTCCCGGATCTGAATGTTTCAATCATTATCATTTATTTCCGAATAGCGCCCGTCTATTAGatacacaaatacatataaAGGGCCATGATTTGCTTGTAGCAACAGTCGAACACAGGAACGGCTTTGGTTGCCGTATACATGAAATGGTTGCCACATACACGAAATGGAAGCTGCATGCAGATCTGTCTcgtatttcattttatttcttggcagataacatatatatgtgtataaccTTATTAATTACGTATTCAATGGAGCGTTTCTTGTTAATATTGATGTATACGCTTTTGTTATACATTTATGCAAATTCAAAATCTGTTCTACATTGAACCCCACGACAAGCCTTACCACTGGAAGATATTGGATAGGGCGGACGGCCTTTAACTGCATAATCCAattattttacttcaattaCATAACGTAAATTATACTATTTTTCTATTACTTTGCATAGTCCCTTTTGTTTAAGGGGTTTATTTCCCGGcctcttatttttttattttttttttgaaacttgAAGTTTGAATCAAAGTTTTACTGTTTAGTCAGCGATGTCTTCAAAGAAGATATATACGGGGACACGGAATTAATTCTGGATACCTAACCCTTCAAGCCGTTACCGTCTGCCACTGTTTACACTGCTCACTGCAGGGCACTGGGTCATGCCCATCCACCATTTGGGGGTAGATAGCGCTTTCCTCGCCTGTCTCTGAGGGTGTTGAGTCCCCTCTCTTTCCCCCCAATAAAAAGAGGGGACAGTTTCCCGGCTCCCTTTTCGTCGGGGACGggttattggggggggggtaaacgaAAATTTCCTATTCCCCTTCTATCCCACACTAACTGTTGAGATGTGATTGaaactaatttttttcttttacttcttcAGATGTTTGAAGATTATTGCTTAAGAATCGGAATCCGATTAGATCAGATGAACAACGAGGATACTATTGAATTCATCTCGAAGTTCATAACAGAACACGGTGGAATCACAGAAGTCAAAGCTGAATTTGACATATACCAAGAAGCTCGTAAGTTGAATGATATTTTGATCAGTGTCGTAGTTCTCCTTTTATAGGCCTCCATAAGAATAAATATGTTCGTTATTATATCCCAAAGCGAGAAATTGCATGTCCTTGTCGTTTTCAGTTTGAATGTTGTAAGTTCGTCAGCTTTAAACATGACTATAGTATTTACTGTACGGAAATGTTGCCCTTTGTATAACCAACCTTCGTGTGTATTTGTGGTTGATTATTGATAATGATTTGTTAAGTTCCATATGAACTGTAGGAGAACTCTGTTTCGAAAGATTTAGAATATACTCGtaggtttgttttgtttttaatccaaAGAGCAAacataaatatgatatcatttCTGCTGATGGATTGAGTACCATTGCTCGTGTTTGCAAACTATTTTTTATAGCTGTCATACGAAAGCAGAGTACCAAACGTGCGGCACCACGTCCACCTGACGTAAGCCCTCCACCAGTTCCATCAGGGAACCACAAACCATTACCAGCACTTCCGACTGCAGCACCGCCAGCCAGAATAGGGTCACATTCCATGGGATTaccccctcctccaccacctcccAAAGGTCCACCCCCATCTAAACATCTCTCATCTGCGGGTTTCCCATCACCCCCTCcgcctcctccccctcctccccctcctccaccagGGGCACTAAGACATGATGCATCCTTGCCTTTACCACCGCCACCACCCCCTGCACCACCACTTTCTAGTCGAGATGATGATATGAGCCTACCATtacctccacctcctcctcccccctctgAGGTGAAACCACCTGCCGATGCTCATAGCAGCCTG carries:
- the LOC139961479 gene encoding actin nucleation-promoting factor WASL-like: MANQAKDINASCSLLSPDENEELWSMLGPRCQTEASAIVQLYLTELPDNKKWSMAGTGVACFIKDNPLRSYFIRIYDFQTKSVFWELELYKTFVYHRFEDFFAYFETEDCWAALNFANEEEAKQFGEVVQHRIDIRMRKKEKRKSNAGQGKLTPASPQTPAPALAPSPVTVLGTPVTKTPKIDEKAKNSKSAKKKKGKEKEKKKLTTADISRPANFIHMQHVGSNPATSYKPDKQMFEDYCLRIGIRLDQMNNEDTIEFISKFITEHGGITEVKAEFDIYQEAPVIRKQSTKRAAPRPPDVSPPPVPSGNHKPLPALPTAAPPARIGSHSMGLPPPPPPPKGPPPSKHLSSAGFPSPPPPPPPPPPPPPGALRHDASLPLPPPPPPAPPLSSRDDDMSLPLPPPPPPPSEVKPPADAHSSLLEQIQNRGIASLKHVESDDFGGSTEDITDDKGPLAMALIDALQKRGNVIRPPSGDDDSFDEDDDDDEWDD